In one Streptomyces sp. NBC_01241 genomic region, the following are encoded:
- a CDS encoding LLM class flavin-dependent oxidoreductase, with the protein MPAQRREQMVMGAYVSYGTGHHAASWRHPSTDTTATRNIDHYAALTRLAEQHLFDVMFLSDAPAVFNDDQAGFGGRVTSFEPITLMSALAMASEHIGLVVTSSTTYKEPYNVAREYASLDIISGGRAAWNLVTTSKLAAAGNLGLPAHPEHADRYRRAEEFVDIVRALWDTWEDDAFPADKSSGIYYDVTKRHALHHRGEFFSLDAELNVPRPPQGHPVIVQAGSSDTGRELAARTAELVFTAQSDLESAVAFAKDLDLRAARHPRLNPGLIVLPGLTTYAGRTHAEAREKVEELQSLIRPEFGLSMLSDLVGGYDLTGCDIEGPLPRLPPSNANTSRRALIERLAYDSGLNVRQLYERMTTSRGHLTLVGSYDEVADDMVRWFESGAVDGFNIMPPLLPLGLADFSEHILPRLQRKGVFKTGYRDGTLRQKLGLRRPENQHRTTRHG; encoded by the coding sequence ATGCCTGCACAGCGCAGGGAACAGATGGTGATGGGTGCCTACGTCTCGTACGGCACCGGCCACCACGCCGCCTCATGGCGGCACCCCAGCACCGATACCACGGCCACCCGGAACATCGACCACTACGCGGCGCTGACCCGGCTCGCCGAGCAGCACCTCTTCGACGTCATGTTCCTCTCCGATGCCCCAGCCGTCTTCAACGACGACCAGGCGGGCTTCGGCGGCCGGGTGACCTCCTTCGAGCCAATCACCCTGATGAGCGCGCTGGCCATGGCCAGCGAGCACATCGGGCTGGTGGTGACCTCGTCGACGACGTACAAGGAGCCGTACAACGTAGCTCGTGAGTATGCCAGTCTCGACATCATCTCGGGCGGACGAGCTGCCTGGAACCTGGTGACAACCTCCAAGCTGGCTGCCGCCGGCAACCTCGGCCTGCCCGCGCACCCCGAGCACGCCGACCGCTACCGGCGCGCCGAGGAGTTCGTGGACATCGTCCGCGCGCTGTGGGACACCTGGGAGGACGACGCCTTCCCGGCCGACAAGTCCAGCGGCATCTACTACGACGTCACCAAGCGGCACGCACTGCACCACCGCGGCGAGTTCTTCTCCCTCGACGCGGAGCTCAACGTGCCCAGGCCGCCGCAGGGCCACCCGGTCATCGTCCAGGCAGGCTCCTCGGACACCGGCCGGGAACTCGCGGCCCGCACCGCCGAGTTGGTCTTCACCGCTCAGTCCGACCTCGAGTCGGCGGTGGCCTTCGCCAAGGACCTGGACCTGCGGGCGGCACGCCATCCGCGGCTCAATCCGGGCCTCATCGTCCTGCCGGGCCTGACCACGTACGCGGGGCGGACCCACGCCGAGGCCCGGGAGAAGGTCGAGGAGCTGCAGTCGCTGATCCGCCCCGAATTCGGTCTGAGCATGCTTTCCGACCTGGTCGGCGGCTACGACCTGACCGGCTGTGACATCGAGGGTCCGCTGCCTCGCCTGCCTCCGAGCAACGCCAACACAAGCCGCCGGGCACTCATCGAACGACTCGCCTACGACAGCGGCCTGAACGTCCGTCAGCTCTACGAGCGGATGACCACCTCGCGTGGGCACCTCACCCTGGTCGGCAGCTACGACGAGGTGGCCGACGACATGGTGCGCTGGTTCGAGAGCGGAGCCGTCGACGGCTTCAACATCATGCCTCCGCTGCTGCCCCTGGGGCTGGCGGACTTCTCCGAGCACATCCTCCCTCGCCTGCAGCGCAAGGGCGTCTTCAAGACCGGTTACCGGGACGGCACCCTGCGCCAGAAGCTGGGCCTGCGCCGCCCCGAGAACCAGCACCGCACCACCCGGCACGGGTGA
- the aepX gene encoding phosphoenolpyruvate mutase — protein MSTATVGNETRLATLRETLAEDGVVRIFEVHSPLSAIVAEHARGKGAEQRAFHGFWSSSLTDSALRGLPDTELLDLHLRLSWIDQIFAVTSLPLVMDGDTGGKTDHFEHAVRAMERHGVSAVVIEDKSGDKRNSLLDGENLHTMAPVDDFCDKIRRGKASQLTSHFMIIARLEGLITGLPRQEILDRAAAYVAAGADGLVIHSRDADETMVLDLARELRARHPKTPLIAIPTAYPTVTEEELHAAGFNLIIYANHMLRAATQAMEEVSHRILDNSRALEAEELCIATSKLLTMPDDKRPIVRAPRV, from the coding sequence GTGAGCACTGCTACTGTCGGTAACGAGACCCGCCTGGCCACCCTTCGGGAGACACTCGCCGAAGACGGGGTGGTGCGCATCTTCGAGGTGCACAGCCCGCTCTCCGCCATCGTCGCCGAGCATGCGCGCGGCAAGGGTGCGGAGCAGCGAGCCTTCCACGGGTTCTGGTCGAGCTCTCTGACCGACTCGGCGCTGCGCGGGCTTCCGGACACCGAGTTGCTCGACCTGCATCTCAGATTGTCATGGATAGACCAAATCTTCGCTGTCACCAGCCTGCCGTTGGTCATGGACGGGGATACCGGCGGCAAGACCGACCACTTCGAGCACGCGGTGCGTGCGATGGAGCGCCACGGCGTCTCCGCCGTGGTGATCGAGGACAAGAGCGGCGACAAGCGCAACTCGCTGCTGGACGGCGAGAACCTCCACACCATGGCCCCGGTCGACGACTTCTGCGACAAGATCCGCCGCGGCAAGGCGTCCCAGCTGACCAGCCACTTCATGATCATCGCCCGGCTCGAAGGGCTGATCACCGGCCTGCCTCGGCAGGAGATCCTCGACCGCGCGGCGGCCTACGTCGCAGCCGGCGCGGACGGCCTGGTGATCCACAGCCGGGACGCCGACGAGACCATGGTCCTCGACCTGGCCCGCGAGCTGCGGGCTCGTCACCCGAAGACCCCGCTGATAGCCATCCCCACGGCTTACCCCACCGTGACTGAGGAAGAGCTGCACGCGGCCGGGTTCAACCTGATCATCTACGCCAACCACATGCTCCGCGCCGCCACGCAGGCGATGGAGGAGGTCAGCCACCGGATCCTCGACAACAGTCGGGCCCTGGAGGCCGAGGAACTCTGCATCGCCACCTCCAAACTGCTGACGATGCCGGATGACAAGCGTCCGATCGTGCGCGCTCCGCGCGTCTAG
- a CDS encoding DUF3592 domain-containing protein: MQILPGGTATFLLLFGLLLGAFAIRSALRLSRVLRLVRHGERAEGRCADRRTVDRGPGTERSYVTEYVFAFRTRDGREIEFTDHAPGPFGFAVGAPVRVSYDPADPAKHATVAGPGAWGPVVMPVVFAVVPGVFAVGLLLGFMALRGWL, translated from the coding sequence ATGCAGATCCTGCCCGGTGGCACGGCCACGTTCCTGCTCCTGTTCGGCCTCCTCCTCGGCGCGTTCGCCATCCGGTCGGCGCTGCGGCTGAGCCGGGTGCTGCGGCTGGTCCGGCATGGCGAGCGCGCCGAGGGCCGGTGCGCGGACCGCCGGACGGTGGACCGGGGGCCGGGCACGGAGCGGAGTTACGTCACCGAGTACGTCTTCGCGTTCCGTACCCGCGACGGCCGCGAGATCGAGTTCACCGACCATGCCCCGGGCCCGTTCGGCTTCGCGGTCGGGGCGCCGGTCCGGGTCAGTTACGACCCGGCGGACCCGGCGAAGCACGCCACGGTGGCGGGGCCGGGGGCGTGGGGGCCGGTGGTGATGCCCGTGGTGTTCGCCGTGGTGCCGGGGGTGTTCGCGGTGGGGCTGCTGCTGGGGTTCATGGCGCTGCGCGGGTGGCTCTGA
- a CDS encoding APC family permease: MSTAGRQAAPGKPADGLAHRSVSTFEVGAQSVANVAPSAVIAFAPASMAASAGNGAWFSFFLAMAAVLAIAYCICVFARRRAGVGSLYAFSRLSLGAPGSFVTGWALLIGAVCIGSGSLAGAGYYTARALDQVGIGLFTGIPGQILLDVLLAAVAIRLTIASVRTAARVASVLEVVSIVLIVVVLVPAFFKSGNIIDTEQLSLSGSTLDGVVFAVVLGVLGFVGFEGAASLGAEATDPYKAIPRSVMGSAVLAGVLYMFATYAQVAGFGGADALARSSDPMDELAELSGLGFLKFFLHAGFAASFVAVVMACITVAARLLFGMAKEGVMPARLGVAHPRHRTPSAAIWAVAPFVALPAVFVVGAGTAPLNATTYIDTVGVFGYMLSYTLVCLAAPLFVRRIGARGLLITWGLGLIGSAAMIYVFYRNLWPAPAWPLNVLPYVFVGALVVGLVGFAVLRARKPEVAERAGTFADDLD; this comes from the coding sequence ATGAGCACGGCCGGAAGGCAGGCCGCTCCCGGAAAGCCGGCCGACGGGCTGGCCCACCGCTCCGTCTCCACGTTCGAGGTCGGCGCGCAGAGCGTCGCGAATGTCGCCCCCAGCGCTGTCATCGCGTTCGCCCCCGCCAGCATGGCGGCGTCCGCGGGCAACGGCGCCTGGTTCTCGTTCTTCCTGGCCATGGCCGCCGTCCTCGCGATCGCGTACTGCATCTGCGTCTTCGCCCGCAGGCGGGCCGGGGTCGGTTCGCTGTACGCCTTCTCCCGGCTCTCGCTCGGGGCGCCCGGCTCGTTCGTGACCGGCTGGGCCCTGCTCATCGGGGCGGTGTGCATCGGTTCGGGTTCGCTCGCGGGCGCCGGGTACTACACGGCGCGCGCACTCGACCAGGTCGGCATCGGGCTCTTCACCGGCATCCCCGGCCAGATCCTGCTCGATGTGCTGCTGGCCGCCGTCGCGATCCGGCTGACGATCGCCAGTGTGCGGACGGCGGCGCGCGTCGCCTCCGTGCTGGAGGTCGTGTCGATCGTCCTCATCGTCGTCGTGCTGGTCCCCGCCTTCTTCAAGAGCGGGAACATCATCGACACCGAGCAGTTGAGCCTCAGCGGCTCCACCCTCGACGGTGTCGTGTTCGCCGTGGTGCTGGGCGTACTCGGCTTCGTCGGTTTCGAGGGCGCCGCATCGCTCGGGGCCGAGGCCACGGACCCGTACAAGGCGATTCCCCGTTCGGTGATGGGCAGTGCGGTCCTGGCCGGTGTGCTCTATATGTTCGCGACGTACGCGCAGGTCGCCGGGTTCGGCGGGGCGGACGCCCTGGCGAGGAGCTCCGACCCGATGGACGAACTGGCGGAGCTGTCCGGCCTCGGCTTCCTGAAGTTCTTCCTGCACGCCGGTTTCGCCGCCTCGTTCGTGGCCGTGGTGATGGCCTGCATCACCGTCGCCGCCCGCCTGCTCTTCGGGATGGCGAAGGAAGGGGTGATGCCGGCCCGGCTCGGTGTCGCCCACCCCCGCCACCGGACCCCCTCCGCCGCCATCTGGGCCGTCGCCCCGTTCGTCGCCCTCCCCGCGGTGTTCGTCGTCGGCGCCGGAACCGCGCCGCTGAACGCGACGACGTACATCGACACCGTCGGCGTCTTCGGCTACATGCTCAGCTACACCCTGGTGTGTCTGGCCGCGCCGCTGTTCGTACGCCGGATCGGGGCCCGCGGTCTCCTCATCACCTGGGGTCTGGGTCTGATCGGCTCCGCCGCGATGATCTACGTCTTCTACCGCAACCTGTGGCCGGCTCCGGCCTGGCCGCTGAATGTGCTGCCGTACGTGTTCGTGGGCGCGCTGGTCGTCGGCCTCGTCGGCTTCGCCGTGCTGCGGGCCCGGAAGCCGGAGGTCGCCGAACGCGCGGGAACGTTCGCGGACGATCTGGACTGA
- a CDS encoding Zn-dependent alcohol dehydrogenase — MSSPSSQESTARTVRGVVFRSPGQEVTVTDVTLAPPGPGEVEVAVTAAGVCHSDLHVLRGEWDHPTPVVMGHEGSGVVTALGEGVTGLEPGDHVVLSWVPSCGTCRFCVSGRPAACSLVAEVVAPGGVLYDGTSRLSVDGEPAHHYLGVSSFAERVVVPASGAIKVRKDAPLDVIALVGCAIATGVGAVRNTAGVEAGATVAVIGCGGVGLSCVQGARLAKAGRIVAVDVVPEKLELARRLGATDAIDARDGDVVEALRALVPEGLDYVFDAIGKIETTEQSIAALGQGGAAVIVGLPPTGRTARFDPLALAEADQRILGSNYGSVDAARDIPDLVDLVVSGELDVESMISARRPLDEAGDALADLAAGHALRQLLMTADRA, encoded by the coding sequence ATGAGCTCCCCGTCTTCCCAAGAGAGCACCGCACGCACCGTGCGCGGCGTCGTCTTCCGCTCCCCCGGGCAGGAGGTGACCGTCACCGACGTCACCCTGGCCCCGCCCGGCCCCGGCGAGGTCGAGGTCGCCGTCACGGCGGCCGGTGTCTGCCACTCCGACCTGCATGTCCTGCGCGGCGAGTGGGACCACCCCACCCCGGTCGTGATGGGACACGAGGGCTCGGGCGTGGTCACCGCGCTCGGCGAGGGCGTCACCGGTCTCGAACCCGGCGACCATGTCGTCCTGTCCTGGGTCCCGTCCTGCGGCACCTGCCGCTTCTGTGTCTCCGGGCGCCCGGCCGCGTGCAGCCTGGTCGCCGAGGTCGTGGCGCCCGGCGGGGTGCTGTACGACGGCACCAGCCGGCTCTCCGTCGACGGCGAGCCGGCCCACCACTATCTGGGCGTCTCCTCGTTCGCCGAGCGCGTCGTGGTTCCCGCCTCCGGCGCGATCAAGGTACGCAAGGACGCGCCCCTCGATGTGATCGCCCTCGTCGGCTGCGCCATCGCCACCGGTGTCGGCGCGGTCCGCAACACGGCGGGGGTCGAGGCCGGGGCCACCGTGGCTGTTATCGGCTGCGGCGGTGTGGGCCTGTCCTGCGTGCAGGGTGCCCGGCTCGCGAAGGCCGGCCGCATCGTCGCCGTCGACGTGGTCCCCGAGAAACTGGAGCTGGCCCGTCGGCTCGGCGCGACGGACGCGATCGACGCACGGGACGGCGATGTCGTCGAGGCGCTGCGGGCCCTGGTCCCGGAGGGCCTGGACTACGTGTTCGACGCCATCGGCAAGATCGAGACCACCGAGCAGTCCATCGCGGCACTCGGCCAGGGCGGCGCCGCCGTCATCGTCGGTCTGCCGCCGACCGGCCGCACGGCGCGCTTCGACCCGCTCGCGCTCGCCGAGGCCGACCAGCGCATTCTCGGTTCCAACTACGGCTCGGTCGACGCCGCCCGCGACATTCCGGATCTGGTGGACCTCGTGGTGTCGGGTGAGCTCGACGTGGAATCGATGATCTCGGCACGGCGTCCGCTGGACGAGGCGGGCGACGCGCTGGCCGACCTCGCCGCCGGTCACGCCCTGCGTCAGCTGCTGATGACGGCGGACCGGGCATGA
- a CDS encoding helix-turn-helix domain-containing protein, producing MPEAPDSPMSTIGPRLRELRRAQGLTLAQIAESAGVTKGFVSLAERGKTSVSVPTLIRICEALGTGIAALFDYPDQGVVKGGLGAKLEMGGHGIEEFLLTPAEERHVQVMRTILRPGGGSGGAYSLEAETVFAYLVRGTLRLSVDGEPRLLEAGDSTTFSARAAHAWDNPGEDEAEVLWSIAPALPLSRTKLRP from the coding sequence ATGCCCGAAGCCCCTGACAGCCCCATGTCCACGATCGGCCCGCGGCTGCGTGAGCTCCGCCGGGCACAGGGGCTGACGCTCGCTCAGATCGCTGAATCCGCAGGCGTGACCAAGGGATTCGTCAGCCTCGCCGAACGCGGCAAGACCTCGGTCTCCGTCCCGACCCTGATCCGTATCTGCGAGGCCCTGGGCACCGGCATCGCCGCTCTGTTCGACTATCCGGACCAGGGCGTCGTCAAGGGCGGCCTGGGCGCCAAGCTGGAGATGGGCGGGCACGGCATCGAGGAGTTCCTCCTCACCCCGGCCGAGGAGCGGCACGTCCAGGTCATGCGGACGATCCTGCGGCCCGGCGGCGGTTCGGGCGGCGCGTACAGCCTGGAGGCCGAGACCGTCTTCGCCTACCTGGTCAGGGGCACACTGCGGCTGAGCGTGGACGGCGAGCCCAGGCTCCTGGAGGCCGGGGACTCGACGACCTTCTCGGCCCGCGCCGCACACGCCTGGGACAACCCCGGTGAGGACGAGGCCGAGGTCCTCTGGTCGATCGCCCCCGCCCTGCCGCTCTCCCGCACCAAACTCCGCCCGTAG
- a CDS encoding DUF192 domain-containing protein, whose translation MAQWRNGNGTLTVTDPQGGQEPEIPLRIAATYRARSRGLLGQDGIDGALLITPCGSVHTFRMRFTIDVAYVDRKFNVLAVRTMKPGRLGLPRLRARHVIESEAGAMEKWGLRPGARVRIVQTQEDRD comes from the coding sequence ATGGCTCAATGGCGCAATGGGAATGGGACGTTGACGGTCACCGATCCGCAGGGAGGGCAGGAGCCGGAGATACCGCTGCGGATCGCGGCCACGTACCGGGCCAGGAGCCGCGGGCTGCTCGGTCAGGACGGGATCGACGGCGCCCTGCTGATCACCCCGTGCGGGAGTGTGCACACCTTCCGGATGCGGTTCACCATCGATGTGGCTTATGTGGACCGGAAGTTCAACGTGCTCGCCGTCCGCACGATGAAGCCGGGCCGGCTCGGGTTGCCCCGCCTGCGGGCCCGTCATGTGATCGAGTCGGAGGCCGGGGCGATGGAGAAGTGGGGGCTGCGGCCGGGGGCGCGGGTGCGGATCGTCCAGACGCAGGAGGACCGGGACTGA
- a CDS encoding prepilin peptidase, with protein sequence MLTVLAALWGAAAGLLVPRAAYRFSVEPEDDWRDTCPAGHALTGAARGWLGSTRCAGCAAAVPVRVPAGDEPGGRSEAGEATARPAARYAPGVLAPVVTALACAALAAATGLRPELAVWLLLAPVGVLLATIDRRVHRLPDRLTLPAAAAGVVLLGVVALLPEHGGSWLSALLGGAALGAFYCLLFLINPGGMGFGDVKLALSLGVALGWYGWAVVFAGGFAGFLLGAVYGFGLMVLKRAGRKTGIPFGPFMITGALLGILLGGLSA encoded by the coding sequence ATGCTGACAGTGCTCGCCGCACTCTGGGGCGCAGCGGCCGGACTGCTGGTCCCGCGCGCCGCCTACCGGTTCTCCGTCGAACCGGAGGACGACTGGCGGGACACCTGCCCGGCGGGCCACGCCCTGACCGGGGCCGCCCGCGGCTGGCTCGGCTCCACCCGATGCGCCGGGTGCGCGGCGGCGGTGCCGGTACGCGTCCCCGCGGGCGACGAGCCGGGAGGCCGGAGCGAGGCCGGTGAAGCCACCGCCCGGCCCGCGGCGCGGTACGCCCCCGGCGTCCTCGCCCCTGTCGTCACCGCCCTCGCCTGCGCCGCCCTCGCAGCGGCCACCGGTCTGCGCCCCGAACTCGCGGTGTGGCTGCTGCTGGCTCCCGTGGGCGTACTCCTCGCGACGATCGACCGCCGCGTCCACCGCCTGCCGGACCGGCTGACCCTGCCCGCCGCCGCGGCGGGCGTCGTGCTCCTGGGCGTCGTGGCGCTGCTCCCGGAGCACGGCGGATCCTGGCTGTCCGCCCTGCTCGGCGGAGCGGCCCTGGGCGCCTTCTACTGCCTGCTCTTCCTCATCAACCCAGGCGGAATGGGCTTCGGAGACGTCAAGCTCGCCCTGTCGCTGGGTGTGGCCCTCGGCTGGTACGGCTGGGCCGTGGTGTTCGCCGGAGGGTTCGCCGGGTTCCTGCTCGGTGCGGTGTACGGGTTCGGGCTGATGGTCCTGAAACGGGCCGGGCGCAAGACCGGCATCCCGTTCGGCCCGTTCATGATCACGGGTGCGTTGCTGGGCATACTGCTCGGCGGCCTGTCCGCCTGA